The Achromobacter pestifer genome includes a region encoding these proteins:
- a CDS encoding ABC transporter ATP-binding protein, with protein sequence MTSSPIPIRAEEPLVRIQDLKVHFPTSQARHAPVVKAVDGVSFDVPRNTIVGLVGESGSGKTTTGRALLRLFAPTAGRILFDGQDITKLSEKQMLPWRRRMQIVFQDPYASLNPRMTVAEILGEALDTHRLAQNRRMARIGELLERVGLNAEHSRRYPHEFSGGQRQRIGIARALAVEPDFIVADEPVSALDVSVQAQVLNLLQDLQRDLGLTMLFVAHDLAVVDYLCDEVVVMYLGRVMERGPTSEVYARPRHPYTRALLSAAPVPDPRAPRSRILLKGDIPSPVNPPSGCVFRTRCPYAIDSCATTEAQAANVGPGHYVACSRIGDAELAA encoded by the coding sequence ATGACGAGTAGCCCCATTCCCATCCGCGCCGAAGAGCCGCTGGTGCGGATCCAGGACCTGAAAGTCCACTTCCCCACCTCGCAGGCGCGCCACGCGCCGGTCGTGAAGGCCGTGGACGGCGTCAGCTTCGACGTGCCGCGCAACACCATCGTCGGCCTGGTCGGAGAATCCGGCTCCGGCAAGACCACCACCGGCCGCGCGCTGCTGCGCCTGTTCGCGCCCACCGCCGGCCGCATCCTGTTCGACGGCCAGGACATCACCAAGCTGTCCGAAAAGCAGATGCTGCCCTGGCGCCGCCGCATGCAGATCGTGTTCCAGGATCCCTACGCCAGCCTCAACCCCCGCATGACGGTGGCCGAAATCCTGGGCGAGGCCCTGGATACCCACCGGCTGGCCCAGAACCGCCGCATGGCCCGCATCGGCGAACTGCTGGAACGCGTGGGCCTGAACGCCGAGCACAGCCGCCGCTATCCGCACGAGTTCTCCGGCGGCCAGCGCCAGCGCATCGGCATCGCCCGCGCGCTGGCGGTCGAACCCGACTTCATCGTGGCCGACGAGCCGGTGTCCGCGTTGGACGTATCGGTGCAGGCGCAGGTGCTGAACCTGCTGCAGGACCTGCAGCGCGACCTGGGCCTGACCATGCTGTTCGTGGCCCACGACCTCGCGGTGGTGGACTACCTGTGCGACGAGGTCGTGGTGATGTACCTGGGCCGCGTCATGGAACGCGGCCCGACCAGCGAGGTCTACGCGCGCCCCCGCCATCCCTATACCCGCGCGCTGCTGTCCGCCGCGCCGGTGCCGGACCCGCGCGCGCCGCGCTCGCGTATCCTGTTGAAGGGCGATATCCCCAGCCCGGTCAATCCGCCCTCCGGCTGCGTGTTCCGCACCCGCTGCCCGTACGCCATCGACAGCTGCGCGACCACCGAGGCGCAGGCCGCCAACGTCGGCCCCGGCCACTATGTGGCGTGTTCGCGCATCGGCGACGCCGAGCTGGCGGCCTGA